From a region of the Polynucleobacter corsicus genome:
- a CDS encoding DUF4390 domain-containing protein, producing the protein MSQGIKQFTLCVLMALSLFSVAASAEGIKLKTADLERVDNDWLLNATFKIELTPGLEDAVQKGVVLYFQTEFDVTRSRWYWFDEKPALAQRSTRLSYQPMTQQYRIASEGFTFSANTISEALQAVGSIGGWRVIDGGQIDSSKSYTAALKMSLDLSKLPKPFQVNALNNRDWNVTSDWVRFPFSPNGPNLIKR; encoded by the coding sequence ATGAGCCAAGGCATTAAACAATTCACCCTTTGTGTCTTGATGGCCCTGAGCCTATTTTCTGTCGCGGCAAGTGCAGAGGGAATCAAGCTCAAGACTGCTGATCTGGAGCGGGTGGATAACGATTGGCTTCTGAATGCCACATTTAAGATCGAGCTAACCCCGGGCTTAGAGGATGCCGTTCAAAAAGGCGTAGTTTTATATTTTCAAACTGAGTTTGATGTGACGCGGTCACGTTGGTACTGGTTTGATGAAAAGCCTGCGCTTGCTCAGCGATCAACCCGCCTTTCTTATCAGCCAATGACTCAGCAATACCGTATTGCTTCTGAAGGCTTTACTTTTTCTGCAAACACGATATCTGAGGCTTTGCAGGCCGTGGGAAGTATTGGGGGTTGGCGGGTAATTGATGGCGGCCAAATTGATTCGAGCAAGTCTTACACTGCAGCGTTAAAGATGAGCTTGGACTTAAGTAAGTTGCCCAAACCATTTCAGGTAAATGCGCTCAACAATCGCGATTGGAATGTCACAAGCGACTGGGTACGCTTTCCGTTTTCACCAAACGGCCCTAACTTGATTAAACGATGA
- a CDS encoding Bug family tripartite tricarboxylate transporter substrate binding protein: MRQKIVSGLMLASLALFSPHGFSQEAWPTRPVTMVVPFPPGGVADAVGRPVAEAMSRILGQSVIVENKSGAGGGIGMASVAKSKPDGYTILMALSSISIIPEADKVVGREQSFQLNQLKPIARFTADPTVLVVRTDSPWKDYKSFVAAMRANPGKYNFGSSGNYGTMHAPMEMLKSSEKFFMVHVPYTGAGPAIIGLLGGQVDALATGPSSIVQQIKAGKVRALAHWGDGRLASMPEVPSFKEMGVKIEFAQWAGLFVPSATPDVITSKLREVAKLAANDDRVRSVINGAGSPIQYLDAPEFKVYWDKESAQMIDVVKKIGKVE; this comes from the coding sequence ATGAGACAAAAAATTGTTTCCGGCTTAATGCTTGCCAGCTTAGCCTTATTTTCTCCCCATGGCTTTTCTCAGGAAGCATGGCCAACCCGGCCAGTCACCATGGTCGTCCCATTCCCACCTGGGGGCGTAGCAGACGCTGTAGGCAGACCTGTTGCTGAAGCTATGTCACGCATTCTGGGGCAGTCGGTTATTGTTGAGAACAAGAGCGGTGCTGGTGGTGGTATTGGCATGGCATCTGTCGCTAAATCTAAGCCTGATGGCTATACAATTTTGATGGCGCTCTCTTCGATCTCCATTATTCCTGAAGCAGATAAGGTGGTTGGTCGAGAGCAGTCTTTTCAATTGAACCAGTTAAAACCAATTGCGCGCTTTACTGCCGACCCAACAGTATTGGTTGTCAGGACAGACAGCCCATGGAAGGACTATAAATCGTTTGTAGCGGCGATGCGCGCAAATCCAGGCAAATACAATTTTGGCTCCTCCGGAAATTATGGGACGATGCATGCACCAATGGAAATGCTGAAGTCATCCGAAAAGTTTTTTATGGTTCATGTTCCTTATACCGGGGCCGGCCCAGCCATTATTGGTTTATTAGGTGGCCAGGTAGATGCTTTGGCTACCGGGCCATCGTCCATCGTTCAACAAATTAAAGCCGGCAAGGTTCGAGCTCTCGCGCATTGGGGCGATGGACGACTAGCAAGCATGCCTGAAGTACCTAGCTTCAAGGAGATGGGCGTAAAGATCGAGTTTGCTCAATGGGCGGGCTTATTTGTTCCTAGCGCAACTCCCGATGTAATCACGAGCAAGCTACGCGAAGTAGCCAAACTTGCAGCAAATGATGATCGTGTCCGATCGGTAATTAATGGTGCTGGTAGTCCAATTCAATATCTAGATGCACCAGAATTTAAGGTGTATTGGGATAAGGAATCAGCTCAAATGATTGATGTTGTAAAAAAAATTGGTAAGGTTGAATAA
- a CDS encoding AAA family ATPase, with translation MNSNFKYRPQTIDEFVFATPKLETQIKRYTQGKSLLPLVLYGAYGTGKSLLADLIPKALDGADVKVNYINAEELNNANDVRKKFFRSVQFDKFFTTNGQKHNYTVVEEVNFDPKAKGALRVCLDDMAERELFIFTTNEVDKIDKGLLSRAEVVEVLPAPPDRFFPRAQHILRSEGVDLEDSVLRDVLETVYENDYDNRAYYRALDEIIEAWNDNTLQQ, from the coding sequence ATGAATAGTAATTTCAAGTATCGCCCTCAGACTATAGATGAGTTTGTTTTTGCTACACCTAAATTGGAGACACAAATCAAACGCTATACGCAGGGTAAGTCATTATTACCATTGGTGCTATATGGAGCATATGGGACTGGCAAGAGTTTATTGGCAGACTTAATTCCAAAGGCATTAGATGGCGCAGATGTAAAAGTTAATTACATCAACGCAGAAGAATTAAACAATGCTAATGATGTGCGTAAAAAGTTTTTTCGCTCTGTTCAATTTGATAAGTTCTTTACAACTAATGGACAAAAACACAACTACACCGTAGTAGAGGAGGTTAATTTTGATCCTAAAGCAAAGGGCGCATTACGAGTGTGCTTGGATGATATGGCTGAGCGAGAACTGTTTATCTTCACAACAAATGAAGTTGATAAGATAGATAAAGGCTTGCTTAGCAGAGCTGAAGTAGTTGAAGTATTGCCTGCGCCACCTGATCGTTTCTTCCCTCGCGCACAGCACATATTACGCAGTGAAGGAGTTGATTTAGAAGACAGTGTCTTGCGTGATGTGTTGGAAACAGTGTATGAGAACGATTATGATAATCGTGCCTACTATCGTGCTTTAGATGAAATTATTGAAGCATGGAATGACAACACACTACAGCAATAA
- a CDS encoding OsmC domain/YcaO domain-containing protein: MEIKVNFLDKLRLEAKFDDFTVIADQPIRYKGDGSAPGPFDYFLASSALCAAYFVKLYCDTRNISTEHIRLSQNNIVDPENRYQQIFKIQVELPEDISANDRQGIVRSIERCSVKKVVQAGPEFVIEVVKNLDADAQTLLALKPDSNSSTYIAGKDLPLEQTIANMSGVLANLGIKIEIASWRNLIPNVWSLHIRDAHSPMCFTNGKGSTKESALASALGEYIERLSNNHFYAGAFWGEEIANGVFVHYPNERWFKPGSKDGLPKEILDEYCLGIFNADGELRSSHLIDTNSGNGERGICSLPYVRQSDGETVYFPSNLIENLYVSNGMSAGNTLAEAQVQCLSEIFERAVKREILEREISLPDVPQEVLAKYPSILAGIQGLEEQGFPVLVKDASLGGVYPVMCVTLMNPRTGGVFASFGAHPSLEVALERSLTELLQGRSFEGLNDLPTPTFASEAVTEPNNFVEHFIDSSGIVSWRFFSARSDYDFVEWDFSGKGENSNEEEAATLFGILKSIGKESYVAVYDQLGAIACRILVPGYSEVYPIEDLVWDNTNKALLFRADILNISTLDDASLGALLERLENNELDEYGDIATLIGIEFDENTPWGQLTVLELKLLIHLALRQLDEAHELVGAFLQYNDNTVERKLFYQALNAVLEIALADDLELNNYIVNLRRMFGNERMDAVVGSVDGATRFYGLTPTSMKLEGLDRHHRLIDSYRKLHTARAKTMAPTD, from the coding sequence ATGGAAATAAAGGTTAATTTTCTCGACAAGCTGCGCCTTGAAGCCAAGTTTGATGACTTCACGGTGATTGCTGATCAGCCCATCCGTTACAAAGGTGACGGTTCAGCCCCGGGACCTTTTGATTATTTCTTAGCGTCGTCAGCCCTGTGTGCGGCCTATTTTGTGAAGCTATATTGCGATACGCGCAATATCTCAACCGAGCACATTCGCCTATCTCAAAATAATATTGTCGATCCAGAAAACCGTTACCAGCAGATTTTCAAAATTCAAGTTGAACTGCCGGAAGACATTTCTGCCAACGATCGTCAGGGCATTGTGCGTTCCATCGAGCGCTGTTCCGTGAAGAAGGTCGTGCAAGCAGGCCCAGAGTTTGTCATTGAGGTGGTTAAAAACCTAGATGCAGATGCTCAAACTTTATTGGCTTTAAAGCCAGACTCAAACTCGAGCACTTACATTGCTGGCAAGGATTTACCGCTAGAACAAACTATTGCCAATATGTCTGGCGTATTGGCTAATCTGGGGATTAAGATTGAGATTGCCTCATGGCGTAATTTAATTCCGAATGTATGGTCTTTACATATTCGCGATGCCCACTCACCAATGTGTTTTACCAATGGCAAAGGGTCTACAAAAGAAAGCGCCCTTGCTTCAGCTTTGGGTGAGTATATCGAGCGACTGAGCAATAACCATTTCTACGCGGGCGCATTCTGGGGTGAAGAGATCGCCAATGGCGTTTTTGTCCATTACCCAAATGAGCGTTGGTTTAAGCCAGGCTCTAAAGATGGCTTACCTAAGGAAATACTGGATGAGTATTGCCTGGGTATTTTTAACGCTGATGGCGAGCTACGTAGCTCGCATTTAATTGACACCAATTCTGGTAATGGCGAGCGCGGGATTTGTTCCTTGCCATATGTGCGCCAGTCCGATGGTGAGACTGTATATTTTCCATCGAATCTGATTGAAAACCTCTATGTCAGCAATGGCATGAGCGCTGGCAATACACTGGCCGAAGCCCAAGTGCAATGCTTATCTGAGATATTTGAGCGAGCAGTTAAACGTGAAATCCTTGAACGTGAAATTTCCTTGCCAGATGTTCCGCAGGAGGTGCTTGCAAAGTACCCCAGTATCTTGGCAGGCATTCAGGGCCTTGAGGAGCAGGGCTTTCCAGTGCTGGTCAAGGATGCTTCACTAGGTGGTGTATATCCAGTCATGTGCGTTACCTTGATGAACCCAAGAACAGGTGGAGTATTTGCTTCATTCGGTGCACACCCCAGTTTAGAGGTGGCGTTGGAGCGGAGTTTGACTGAGCTACTGCAGGGGCGCAGCTTTGAGGGTCTCAACGATTTGCCCACACCCACTTTTGCAAGTGAAGCGGTCACTGAGCCAAATAACTTTGTTGAACACTTTATTGATTCGAGCGGCATCGTCTCTTGGCGCTTCTTTAGTGCAAGATCAGATTACGATTTTGTTGAGTGGGATTTTTCTGGCAAAGGTGAAAACTCGAATGAAGAAGAGGCGGCAACCTTGTTCGGCATTCTTAAATCTATTGGCAAAGAATCTTACGTTGCAGTCTATGACCAGCTAGGGGCAATTGCATGTCGAATCTTGGTACCAGGCTATTCTGAAGTTTATCCAATTGAAGATTTAGTTTGGGACAATACGAATAAAGCATTGTTGTTCCGTGCCGATATTTTGAATATATCGACTTTAGATGATGCAAGCTTAGGCGCACTACTTGAGCGCTTAGAAAATAATGAGCTGGACGAGTACGGCGATATCGCCACACTAATCGGCATCGAGTTTGATGAAAATACCCCTTGGGGCCAGCTAACAGTATTGGAGCTAAAGCTACTCATTCATCTTGCCTTAAGGCAACTTGATGAGGCCCATGAGCTCGTTGGCGCTTTTCTTCAGTACAACGACAATACAGTCGAGCGCAAATTGTTTTATCAGGCCTTAAATGCAGTTTTAGAGATAGCGCTAGCTGATGACTTGGAGCTTAATAACTACATAGTCAATTTACGAAGAATGTTTGGTAACGAGAGAATGGATGCTGTAGTGGGGTCCGTAGATGGAGCTACTCGCTTCTATGGTTTGACCCCCACCAGCATGAAGCTGGAGGGCCTCGATAGGCATCACCGCTTGATTGATAGCTATAGAAAATTACATACTGCGCGAGCTAAAACCATGGCGCCTACTGACTAA
- a CDS encoding tyrosine-type recombinase/integrase — protein MAQAKTLNQSEIDMVLRYISTKQKYSIRNRAMLLTSCWSGMRVGEIAALRICDVRNEDGTIKSEIRLSASQTKGNKGRVVFVNEKLRTELATYLKHYSPKDTSLPLFATEKSNGFSANTLTQWFFWLYRKAGIKASSHSGRRTFATNLASNGVGIKVLQHLMGHKDIQTTSIYIFASDDMMRKAVELV, from the coding sequence ATGGCACAAGCAAAAACATTAAATCAATCAGAAATAGATATGGTATTGCGCTACATCAGCACAAAACAGAAATACAGCATTAGAAACAGGGCGATGCTACTGACAAGCTGTTGGAGTGGGATGCGAGTTGGGGAGATTGCCGCACTAAGAATATGCGATGTGCGAAATGAAGATGGAACGATTAAAAGCGAGATACGCTTATCTGCCAGTCAAACGAAGGGCAACAAAGGAAGGGTGGTGTTTGTAAATGAAAAGCTACGAACTGAATTAGCTACTTACTTAAAGCATTACTCACCTAAAGACACATCACTGCCTTTGTTTGCTACAGAAAAGTCAAATGGGTTTTCTGCTAACACGCTGACACAATGGTTCTTTTGGCTCTATCGCAAAGCAGGTATTAAAGCCTCATCACATAGCGGACGCAGGACTTTCGCAACGAACTTAGCAAGCAATGGTGTGGGTATTAAGGTACTACAGCACTTAATGGGACATAAGGACATACAGACAACTTCCATCTATATTTTTGCGTCGGACGATATGATGCGTAAGGCTGTTGAGTTGGTATAA
- a CDS encoding fumarylacetoacetate hydrolase family protein, whose protein sequence is MKYATFSLLNDPSKTRIGSISEDGKSVEELDLGVDVSEDGVVAILRADLAGKLSKPVATHAFSAIRLLAPVPRPRRNIFCVGKNYHEHAKEFSNSGFDGSAKPGEDIPSHAIFFTKPPESVTGPNTNVIIPTAVSTAIDYEAELTIIIGKGGKGISEADAMKHVWGYTAINDVTARDWQQRHKQWFLGKSFDTFCPMGPWVVTADQVNAEDISVKCWVNGELRQNSNTKDLIFDIPNMIATVSAGITLYPGDIIATGTPVGVGIGFKPPKYLVNGDVVVVEMGGIGRLENTFIAE, encoded by the coding sequence ATGAAATACGCTACATTTTCTCTGCTCAATGACCCCAGTAAAACCCGGATTGGCTCAATCTCTGAGGATGGTAAATCTGTTGAAGAGTTGGATTTGGGTGTAGATGTCAGCGAGGATGGCGTAGTGGCAATATTGCGCGCAGATTTAGCGGGAAAGTTATCTAAGCCAGTGGCAACCCATGCATTTTCCGCCATTCGCTTGTTAGCTCCAGTCCCAAGACCCAGAAGAAATATCTTTTGTGTAGGAAAAAATTATCATGAGCATGCAAAAGAATTTTCTAATAGTGGATTTGACGGTAGCGCTAAGCCTGGTGAAGATATTCCGTCACATGCCATCTTTTTTACGAAGCCTCCTGAATCTGTTACGGGGCCTAATACGAATGTCATCATTCCCACTGCAGTTTCAACAGCAATTGATTACGAGGCTGAATTAACCATCATTATTGGCAAGGGTGGAAAAGGTATTAGTGAGGCTGACGCAATGAAGCATGTATGGGGCTACACTGCCATCAATGATGTGACTGCTAGAGATTGGCAGCAGCGTCATAAGCAATGGTTTCTTGGTAAGAGCTTTGACACTTTCTGCCCTATGGGTCCTTGGGTCGTTACTGCTGATCAAGTTAATGCAGAGGATATTTCAGTGAAATGCTGGGTGAATGGTGAGTTACGCCAGAACTCCAACACGAAGGATCTGATCTTTGATATCCCCAACATGATTGCAACAGTTTCCGCTGGCATTACTCTTTATCCCGGCGATATCATCGCCACCGGCACTCCCGTAGGTGTTGGAATCGGATTTAAGCCGCCAAAATATCTAGTGAATGGCGATGTGGTGGTGGTAGAAATGGGTGGTATTGGCAGGCTGGAAAATACCTTTATTGCAGAATAG
- a CDS encoding sensor histidine kinase, protein MKISLDFIGSNAFEKDAWKRRALPTAMVLIGAFALLLLALLSIATSNTEFFDNYFIWLYAANVVVGICLTLVILTLVIVIAIRWRKGYFGTRLVAKLAMIFALVGVVPGLILYGVSLQFVSRSIETWFDVQVESALDAGLELGRVTLRVAQEEILSEGNYIAEQIVSVPPGTTTDQVGTMVMKVRNQFGIQEVSLFNIQRSLIMTSESRPNKYFPAPSPDVIADAFKKKGITFIDQIEVDGGKRGYRVRAIVPIVRKKQASGKDVDDKYILQLVRFIPGPLAKNIVAVESAYGDYQEKSLGRTGLRKMFVGTLTLTLFFALFVAVTLALILGRQLARPLLMLLKGTQAVAQGDLSPKPELDTGDELGMLTRQFNVMTRQLADTRTSLQESKSFLETVLGNLTAGVCIFDKNFNMVSSNAGADRIFGQDLTQMDGRPLSDSPSLIEFDHAIKEGFATMKLAVGIEGGQAAKDKNTSVPVWQKQIQLHSTNEFENEPGVTLFIRGTELTADLRMVVFDDITDVVSAQRSIAWSEVARRLAHEIKNPLTPIQLSAERLQHKLAGKLSPEQEEMMNRSTETIIGQVQAMKQMVNDFRDFAKTPSPQLRPVSINTLTQEILGLYEGSPIKTHLDPRVPNIMGDPTQLRQIIHNLLQNAQDATLEGVHQSEPVEVKTELVPYGELNGVPQNAVRLTISDSGSGFPAKIMARAFEPYVTTKSKGTGLGLAVVKKIVDDHGAKIEIRNRMQADEVIGAKVSILFMNLAKEAA, encoded by the coding sequence ATGAAGATCTCTTTAGACTTCATTGGGTCAAATGCGTTTGAGAAAGACGCCTGGAAAAGGCGTGCGTTGCCCACGGCGATGGTGTTGATTGGTGCTTTTGCGCTTTTATTGTTGGCACTCTTGTCAATTGCAACATCTAATACCGAGTTTTTTGATAACTACTTTATTTGGCTTTATGCAGCTAATGTGGTGGTTGGTATTTGTTTGACTTTAGTCATTTTGACCTTAGTGATTGTCATCGCAATTCGTTGGCGAAAGGGATATTTCGGAACACGCCTAGTGGCAAAGTTGGCAATGATTTTTGCTTTAGTTGGGGTTGTCCCGGGATTGATTTTGTACGGAGTTTCTCTACAGTTCGTATCCCGCAGTATTGAAACCTGGTTTGATGTTCAGGTAGAGTCCGCACTAGATGCAGGCCTTGAATTAGGGCGCGTTACCTTGCGAGTTGCTCAAGAAGAAATTCTGTCTGAGGGAAACTATATAGCTGAGCAAATCGTCAGCGTTCCACCTGGTACGACTACCGATCAGGTTGGCACCATGGTGATGAAGGTTCGTAATCAATTCGGCATTCAAGAGGTAAGTCTATTTAACATACAGCGCAGCCTAATAATGACAAGTGAGTCAAGGCCCAACAAATATTTTCCTGCGCCCAGCCCCGATGTAATTGCAGATGCGTTTAAAAAGAAAGGCATTACCTTCATAGACCAAATTGAAGTGGATGGTGGTAAACGCGGCTATCGAGTAAGAGCGATTGTGCCGATTGTTCGTAAAAAACAGGCCTCTGGCAAAGATGTCGACGATAAATATATTTTGCAGTTGGTGCGATTCATCCCTGGGCCATTGGCTAAGAACATTGTTGCGGTTGAGTCGGCCTATGGCGACTATCAAGAGAAGTCATTGGGACGGACAGGCTTACGAAAAATGTTTGTGGGTACGCTGACCTTAACCTTGTTCTTTGCTTTATTTGTTGCCGTTACTTTGGCCTTAATTCTGGGTCGTCAGCTGGCCCGGCCCCTACTGATGCTTTTAAAAGGAACGCAGGCTGTTGCTCAGGGTGATTTATCACCTAAGCCCGAGTTAGATACGGGTGACGAGCTGGGAATGTTGACGCGTCAATTTAATGTGATGACTCGTCAGCTTGCTGATACTAGAACCTCCCTACAAGAATCCAAATCATTTTTAGAGACAGTATTAGGCAATTTAACCGCCGGAGTTTGCATCTTCGATAAGAATTTCAATATGGTTTCAAGTAATGCCGGTGCTGATCGTATCTTTGGGCAAGATTTAACGCAAATGGATGGGCGTCCTTTAAGTGATAGCCCCAGCCTTATCGAGTTTGATCATGCGATTAAAGAGGGCTTTGCCACTATGAAGCTGGCTGTTGGCATAGAGGGCGGTCAAGCGGCAAAAGATAAAAATACATCAGTACCAGTATGGCAAAAGCAGATTCAGCTTCATAGTACAAACGAGTTTGAAAACGAGCCTGGCGTTACTTTGTTTATCCGTGGAACTGAATTGACGGCAGATTTGCGCATGGTGGTGTTTGATGACATCACCGACGTAGTGAGTGCGCAGCGCTCGATTGCTTGGAGTGAGGTGGCTAGACGTCTAGCACACGAGATTAAGAACCCACTCACCCCAATACAGCTTTCAGCAGAGAGGCTGCAGCATAAGCTGGCTGGTAAGCTGAGTCCTGAGCAGGAAGAGATGATGAATCGCAGTACGGAAACCATCATTGGGCAGGTACAGGCTATGAAGCAGATGGTGAATGACTTCAGAGACTTTGCTAAGACGCCAAGCCCGCAATTGAGACCTGTCTCGATCAATACTTTGACGCAAGAGATTCTGGGCTTGTATGAAGGAAGCCCCATAAAGACCCATCTGGACCCACGCGTCCCAAATATTATGGGCGACCCTACGCAACTCAGACAAATTATTCACAATCTTTTGCAAAATGCCCAAGATGCTACTCTTGAGGGCGTTCATCAATCAGAGCCGGTTGAAGTAAAAACAGAATTAGTGCCTTATGGCGAATTGAATGGCGTGCCACAAAATGCGGTGCGTTTAACAATAAGTGATAGCGGTTCAGGTTTTCCAGCTAAGATAATGGCAAGAGCCTTTGAGCCCTATGTAACAACGAAGAGTAAGGGCACTGGATTGGGATTGGCGGTGGTGAAGAAGATCGTAGATGATCACGGTGCCAAAATCGAAATCCGGAACCGCATGCAGGCGGATGAGGTAATCGGTGCAAAAGTATCAATATTGTTTATGAATCTGGCAAAAGAGGCAGCATAA
- a CDS encoding class II aldolase/adducin family protein, with the protein MVPLLAQAANVQEQMAESPAVKAAVEELVLANHILYDQNAVDGYGHISIRNPNNPTTFFLARSVAPSVVTVADIMEFDMNGKALHGDTRTAYGERFIHSGILRNRPDINSVIHGHAAPILPYGMTGSTLKPVYHMSAFLGEGAPIFEIRNFAKPNIDTDMFVSNNDLGDALSKTMGLQYFVLMRGHGYAAGADSIKKAVFRSVYAIQNASIQSEAMKMGTVQYLTPGEATASQETIEKTIGRPWQLWSERVKKP; encoded by the coding sequence ATGGTGCCTCTACTTGCACAAGCAGCTAATGTTCAGGAGCAAATGGCAGAATCGCCAGCAGTGAAAGCTGCGGTGGAGGAGCTTGTACTTGCAAACCATATTTTGTATGACCAGAATGCAGTAGATGGATATGGTCATATTAGTATTCGAAATCCAAACAATCCCACCACTTTCTTCCTGGCCAGAAGCGTTGCCCCTTCAGTTGTGACTGTTGCGGACATTATGGAATTTGATATGAATGGCAAAGCCTTGCATGGTGATACTCGAACAGCCTACGGCGAGCGATTTATTCACAGCGGCATATTGCGCAATCGCCCTGATATTAATTCCGTAATTCATGGACATGCCGCTCCAATACTGCCATATGGCATGACTGGATCTACCTTAAAGCCTGTCTACCATATGAGTGCATTTTTGGGCGAGGGTGCGCCAATATTTGAGATCCGAAATTTTGCAAAGCCTAATATTGATACAGATATGTTTGTTAGCAATAATGATCTGGGAGATGCTCTATCAAAAACCATGGGACTACAGTACTTTGTGCTAATGCGTGGCCACGGTTATGCAGCGGGTGCTGACTCCATTAAAAAAGCTGTGTTCAGATCTGTTTATGCCATTCAGAATGCCAGCATTCAGTCCGAAGCAATGAAAATGGGCACAGTGCAATACCTCACACCTGGCGAGGCAACAGCATCTCAAGAGACTATTGAAAAGACTATTGGACGTCCTTGGCAGCTTTGGAGCGAGCGGGTTAAAAAACCTTAG
- a CDS encoding response regulator, whose amino-acid sequence MASILVVDDEMGIRELLNEILTDEGHTVYAAESAMQARTIREQMRPDLVLLDIWMPDVDGISLLKEWSKTGQLTMPVVMMSGHATIDTAVEATRIGALNFLEKPIALQKLLKTVSKALESSPKYVESAEEKVSVTPSSSPSTKAVVSEQASQVQSSEYISGIAKTYFDLPLREARDLFEKAYFEHQMIIMGGSMTKISEYTGLERTHLYRKLKALGIDTSRNKAEQ is encoded by the coding sequence ATGGCAAGTATTCTGGTGGTCGACGATGAGATGGGTATTCGTGAGCTTCTCAATGAGATTCTGACGGATGAGGGCCATACCGTGTATGCGGCTGAGAGTGCTATGCAGGCCCGTACAATTCGTGAACAAATGCGCCCAGATCTTGTCTTGCTGGATATTTGGATGCCAGATGTCGATGGAATTAGTTTATTGAAGGAGTGGTCTAAAACTGGGCAACTCACCATGCCTGTGGTGATGATGTCAGGACATGCCACGATTGACACAGCTGTTGAAGCTACGCGTATAGGCGCACTCAATTTCTTAGAAAAGCCAATTGCACTCCAAAAGTTACTCAAGACGGTGAGTAAGGCCCTGGAAAGCTCCCCCAAGTATGTTGAGTCCGCCGAAGAAAAAGTGTCAGTGACGCCTTCATCAAGCCCAAGTACAAAAGCAGTGGTCAGTGAACAAGCCTCTCAAGTTCAGAGTAGTGAGTACATCAGTGGAATTGCAAAAACCTATTTTGATTTGCCGCTTCGTGAGGCTAGGGACTTATTCGAAAAAGCGTACTTCGAACATCAAATGATCATCATGGGTGGCAGCATGACCAAAATTTCTGAATACACTGGTCTCGAGCGGACTCATCTATATCGCAAGCTAAAAGCTCTAGGAATCGATACCTCGCGCAATAAAGCTGAACAATAA
- a CDS encoding DUF6641 family protein, with amino-acid sequence MSTLSTLKLVAVKKPTHIPALQHRRNKLSNKLWEQINLAQSQIDGKPFVVMKFRSVKDIETGLRKQVEIPKRIKAWWFVADTGKVCFSVKYGTRTLELAKGKPSVQVESAEDLVKALTAIKSAVEAGELDSQIEEASNALRKGFGK; translated from the coding sequence ATGAGCACATTAAGCACTTTGAAGTTGGTAGCAGTAAAAAAGCCAACCCATATACCAGCACTACAGCATCGCCGTAATAAGCTGTCTAACAAGTTATGGGAGCAAATCAATTTGGCGCAAAGTCAAATTGATGGCAAGCCGTTTGTAGTAATGAAGTTTCGCTCGGTTAAAGATATTGAAACGGGCTTACGCAAACAAGTAGAAATTCCCAAACGCATTAAAGCGTGGTGGTTTGTAGCAGACACAGGCAAGGTTTGCTTTTCTGTGAAATACGGCACACGCACTTTGGAGTTGGCGAAAGGCAAACCCAGTGTTCAAGTAGAAAGCGCAGAAGACTTAGTTAAAGCATTAACTGCCATTAAGTCAGCAGTGGAAGCTGGTGAGCTTGATAGTCAAATTGAAGAAGCAAGCAATGCGCTACGCAAAGGATTTGGCAAATGA